In Oncorhynchus gorbuscha isolate QuinsamMale2020 ecotype Even-year linkage group LG02, OgorEven_v1.0, whole genome shotgun sequence, a single genomic region encodes these proteins:
- the LOC123991317 gene encoding immediate early response gene 5 protein-like: protein MEYKVEAHRIMSISLGKIYNSRVQRGGIKLHKNLLVSLVLRSARQVYLRDYYGGICLSAQQAREWCEGEYMDSEQDKLVPGSTESLPESDGQSEVAVDKQEPSNVVVESHAALDVESEASGEQDHAENGVLDSGCSELKTPEESPEASPTCEVSNVVTTISSNSISGPPPSNPKQATETPNDCQTDDGESVKENVHEPIVPHTCTNRKRSADDSELTDSLPKKTKVMSSTLISKNDEKKAETEEMDTSNVSSLITIFGSSFSGLLSSEDGAQPDSEAEDSDSGQICCDQMLKNLNPWSTAIVAF, encoded by the coding sequence ATGGAGTATAAAGTTGAGGCGCATCGGATTATGAGTATTTCACTGGGGAAGATTTACAACTCCAGGGTTCAACGTGGTGGGATCAAACTACACAAAAATCTACTGGTCTCCCTGGTTCTACGTAGTGCCCGGCAAGTATACCTTCGTGACTACTACGGCGGGATATGCCTGAGTGCTCAACAAGCAAGAGAGTGGTGTGAGGGAGAGTACATGGACTCAGAACAAGACAAATTGGTCCCCGGTTCGACAGAGAGCCTGCCTGAATCAGACGGGCAGAGTGAAGTGGCCGTGGACAAGCAGGAGCCCAGCAATGTGGTCGTCGAATCCCACGCGGCACTGGACGTTGAATCTGAAGCGAGTGGTGAGCAAGATCACGCCGAAAATGGAGTTTTGGATTCAGGATGCAGCGAGCTGAAAACACCGGAAGAGAGCCCAGAGGCTAGTCCTACGTGTGAGGTCTCCAATGTTGTTACTACTATCTCATCCAACTCTATTAGTGGTCCCCCTCCGAGTAATCCAAAACAGGCTACAGAGACGCCGAACGACTGCCAGACGGACGACGGTGAATCAGTGAAGGAAAATGTACACGAGCCCATAGTGCCCCATACTTGCACTAACAGGAAACGGAGTGCCGACGACTCTGAACTCACAGACTCCCTGCCAAAAAAAACGAAAGTAATGTCCTCAACTCTAATTTCTAAAAACGACGAAAAGAAAGCGGAAACCGAAGAAATGGACACCAGCAATGTCTCGAGTTTGATAACAATATTCGGTTCCAGTTTTTCTGGACTCTTGAGTAGTGAAGACGGAGCGCAGCCCGATTCCGAGGCAGAGGACAGTGACTCAGGACAAATCTGTTGTGATCAAATGTTAAAAAACCTCAACCCTTGGAGTACTGCAATTGTCGCTTTTTAA